One region of Intestinimonas massiliensis (ex Afouda et al. 2020) genomic DNA includes:
- a CDS encoding DUF6903 family protein translates to MRFWKEHTTLRAGLMAIFVVLGFVLLIVGWKMTGQLTGLALMLAGVVLLLTALMLYNKPFEEPR, encoded by the coding sequence ATGCGATTTTGGAAGGAACATACCACCCTGCGCGCCGGTCTTATGGCGATATTTGTTGTCTTGGGCTTTGTGCTGCTCATCGTGGGCTGGAAGATGACCGGCCAACTGACCGGCCTGGCGCTCATGCTGGCGGGGGTCGTGCTGCTGCTGACCGCCCTGATGCTCTACAACAAGCCGTTTGAAGAGCCCAGATAA
- a CDS encoding bifunctional adenosylcobinamide kinase/adenosylcobinamide-phosphate guanylyltransferase, with the protein MTIFLSGGSKNGKSTLGERAARALAGEGPLWYVATMIPHDEEDRARIRRHRQDREGCGFQTVEQGWDLSSCLAGRCGTFLVDSVTALLANEMFRPDGSFDPDAPRRVCADLLRFAAGAEHAVFVCDFIFSDAGRYDGYTEAYRRGLADIGKALAAYCDTVAETCGGNYILCKGAMPW; encoded by the coding sequence ATGACGATTTTTCTTTCCGGCGGAAGCAAAAACGGAAAATCCACACTGGGAGAGCGGGCCGCCAGGGCGCTGGCTGGCGAGGGCCCGCTGTGGTATGTGGCTACGATGATCCCCCATGACGAGGAGGACCGGGCCCGGATTCGCCGCCACCGGCAGGACCGGGAGGGCTGTGGTTTTCAGACGGTGGAACAGGGCTGGGACCTTTCCAGTTGCCTGGCTGGGCGGTGCGGCACCTTTTTGGTGGACAGCGTGACCGCTCTGCTGGCCAATGAGATGTTCCGGCCGGATGGGAGCTTTGATCCCGACGCCCCCCGCCGGGTGTGCGCGGATCTGCTGCGTTTTGCCGCCGGGGCCGAGCATGCAGTTTTTGTCTGCGACTTTATCTTTTCCGACGCAGGCCGCTACGATGGGTACACCGAGGCCTACCGCAGGGGGCTGGCCGATATCGGAAAAGCCCTGGCGGCCTACTGCGATACCGTGGCGGAGACCTGCGGCGGCAACTATATTCTGTGTAAGGGGGCAATGCCCTGGTGA
- a CDS encoding sugar phosphate isomerase/epimerase family protein yields the protein MVQNQNWYLSTVAEEAEALAARYGLGLEIAEYCTASNMDDGFAQADAAVRRELARTDRAAFHLPFNELCPAAIDPRARRLAWERYRQGIALAGAYGINRLVVHSGYIPLVYDKTWFAERSVEFWTEFLREVPADALLCMENVMEDEPGLLLEIIRRVDDPRLRLCLDVGHANSSASNVPVSEWIACCAPYLSHVHLHNNEGDRDLHAPLGTGTIDMEKCLTELICKAPGSTLTIESVEAGPSVNWLLQRGFLRR from the coding sequence ATGGTCCAAAACCAAAACTGGTATCTCTCAACGGTGGCGGAGGAGGCGGAAGCGCTGGCGGCCAGGTATGGTCTGGGGCTGGAGATCGCGGAATACTGCACCGCCAGCAATATGGACGACGGCTTTGCGCAGGCCGACGCCGCCGTGCGGCGCGAGCTGGCCCGGACGGACCGCGCCGCCTTTCATCTCCCCTTCAACGAGCTCTGCCCGGCGGCTATCGATCCCAGAGCCCGCCGGTTGGCCTGGGAACGTTACCGGCAGGGGATCGCGCTGGCCGGCGCCTATGGAATCAACAGGCTGGTGGTCCACTCAGGCTATATCCCGCTGGTCTACGATAAAACCTGGTTTGCCGAGCGTTCCGTGGAGTTCTGGACGGAATTCCTCCGGGAGGTTCCGGCGGATGCACTGCTTTGTATGGAAAACGTCATGGAGGATGAGCCCGGCCTTTTGCTCGAAATCATCCGCCGTGTGGACGATCCGCGGCTTAGACTGTGCTTGGATGTGGGGCACGCCAACTCCAGCGCCTCAAACGTTCCTGTATCCGAGTGGATCGCCTGCTGCGCCCCTTATTTGTCCCATGTGCACCTCCACAACAATGAGGGGGACCGGGACCTGCACGCTCCGTTGGGGACGGGAACCATCGACATGGAGAAATGTCTGACAGAACTAATATGCAAAGCGCCCGGATCCACCCTGACCATCGAGAGCGTCGAGGCCGGTCCGTCGGTGAACTGGCTGCTGCAGCGCGGCTTTTTGCGGAGGTGA
- a CDS encoding carbohydrate ABC transporter substrate-binding protein, whose translation MKNVLSAALTGALMLSLFAGCSGGSGSSPSPSASASPEASQQPEATTIQVAALESGYGADMWREVADAFTAQTGIQVQLTVDKKLEDVIGPAMQGGEFPDVIHLATGREAGLTDQFIKDNNIMDITDVLSMTVPGEDVKVSDKIAGGFTDTSLTNPYGDGKTYLAPMFYSPCGLFYNKGLFDAKGWTVPTTWDEMWALGDQAAAEGISLFTYPTTGYFDAFFYALMYSVGGPEFFDKATHYEEGIWDTPEAQTCFDIVTKLASYTDPVTPAQANDNDFTQNQQLVLDNKALFMPNGTWIVGEMAEAPRADGFEWGMTALPAVEAGGDGYSYTWFEQAWMPAGAEHVEAGKQFLAFLYSDTACEIFAKAGAIQPVLGIADKLEGDNVMFYSIYDNGAKAAMGNFAAYNSVAGLGTVREVFFDPVNKLVSGNATEQAWIDGIKAASDQMRANLK comes from the coding sequence ATGAAAAATGTGCTCAGCGCCGCTTTGACCGGCGCCCTGATGCTCTCCCTGTTTGCCGGGTGCTCCGGCGGCAGCGGCTCCAGCCCCTCTCCCAGCGCTTCCGCCTCCCCGGAGGCCTCCCAGCAGCCCGAAGCCACCACCATTCAGGTGGCCGCCCTGGAATCGGGCTACGGCGCCGACATGTGGCGGGAAGTCGCCGACGCCTTCACTGCGCAGACCGGCATCCAGGTGCAGCTCACCGTGGATAAGAAGCTGGAGGATGTCATCGGTCCCGCTATGCAGGGCGGCGAATTCCCTGACGTGATCCATCTGGCCACCGGCCGCGAGGCCGGCCTGACCGATCAGTTCATCAAGGACAACAACATCATGGATATCACCGACGTGCTCTCCATGACCGTGCCCGGCGAGGACGTGAAGGTCAGCGACAAGATCGCCGGCGGCTTCACTGACACCTCCCTGACCAACCCCTACGGCGATGGGAAGACCTATCTGGCCCCCATGTTCTACTCTCCCTGCGGCCTGTTCTACAACAAGGGCCTGTTTGATGCAAAGGGCTGGACTGTTCCCACCACCTGGGACGAGATGTGGGCGCTGGGCGACCAAGCGGCGGCTGAGGGCATCTCGCTGTTCACCTACCCCACCACGGGCTACTTCGACGCCTTCTTCTATGCGCTGATGTACTCTGTGGGCGGTCCCGAATTCTTTGACAAGGCTACCCACTATGAGGAGGGCATCTGGGATACCCCCGAGGCCCAGACCTGCTTCGACATCGTGACCAAGCTGGCCTCCTACACCGACCCTGTCACCCCTGCCCAAGCCAACGACAATGACTTCACCCAGAACCAGCAGCTCGTGCTGGACAACAAGGCCCTGTTTATGCCCAACGGCACCTGGATCGTGGGCGAGATGGCCGAGGCCCCCCGCGCGGATGGCTTTGAGTGGGGTATGACCGCGCTTCCCGCGGTGGAGGCCGGCGGCGACGGCTACAGCTACACCTGGTTTGAGCAGGCCTGGATGCCCGCTGGCGCCGAGCATGTGGAGGCCGGAAAGCAGTTCCTCGCCTTCCTGTACAGCGACACCGCCTGCGAGATCTTTGCCAAGGCCGGCGCCATCCAGCCCGTGTTGGGCATTGCCGACAAGCTGGAGGGCGACAACGTGATGTTCTACTCCATCTACGACAACGGCGCCAAGGCAGCCATGGGCAACTTCGCCGCCTATAACTCCGTTGCCGGGCTGGGCACGGTTCGTGAGGTATTCTTCGATCCGGTGAACAAGCTGGTCTCCGGCAACGCCACCGAGCAGGCGTGGATCGACGGCATCAAGGCCGCCAGCGACCAGATGCGCGCCAATCTGAAATAA
- the cobT gene encoding nicotinate-nucleotide--dimethylbenzimidazole phosphoribosyltransferase, whose translation MESELQRLLAAVRPLDEAAMEAARSRQSRLAKPPGSLGKLEEISVRLSGITGRVHNRLDHRRILVLCADNGVVEEGVASAPQSVTAAQAVNMTRGKTGMSALASWFGDEVQVVDMGIACPYECPAILDRKIAQGTQNIRYGAAMAREQALRAILTGAALAAQAQADGIQGLGTGEMGIGNTTTSAAVLSALTGAPVETVTGRGGGITDESFARKKQVITESLRRNAPDAADPVDVLAKVGGFDLAALCGVFLGAARCRIPVVIDGFISAVAALCAARLCPAAAGYCFPSHASYERGYALAARELGLSPWLLLDMRLGEGSGCPLAFQVMAAACAAMNGMATFEDAAINDGYLDEIRAKDSFTV comes from the coding sequence ATGGAATCGGAGTTGCAGCGGCTGCTTGCCGCAGTCCGACCGCTGGATGAAGCCGCCATGGAGGCGGCCCGCTCCCGCCAGTCCCGGCTGGCCAAGCCCCCCGGCAGCCTGGGGAAGCTGGAGGAGATCTCTGTCCGGCTGTCCGGCATCACCGGACGGGTGCACAACCGCCTGGACCACCGCCGCATTCTGGTCCTGTGTGCCGACAACGGCGTGGTGGAGGAGGGGGTGGCGTCCGCGCCGCAGTCCGTCACCGCCGCTCAGGCGGTGAATATGACCCGTGGGAAAACCGGAATGTCCGCCCTTGCAAGCTGGTTTGGCGATGAGGTGCAGGTGGTGGATATGGGCATCGCCTGTCCCTATGAATGCCCGGCGATCCTCGACCGGAAAATTGCCCAAGGGACCCAAAACATCCGCTATGGGGCCGCCATGGCCCGAGAGCAGGCGCTTCGGGCCATCCTGACCGGCGCGGCCCTGGCGGCGCAGGCCCAGGCGGACGGAATACAAGGGCTGGGCACGGGAGAGATGGGAATCGGAAACACTACCACCTCCGCCGCCGTGCTGTCCGCCCTCACCGGCGCGCCGGTGGAGACGGTGACCGGCCGGGGCGGAGGAATCACGGATGAGAGCTTTGCGCGCAAAAAGCAGGTGATCACGGAGAGCTTGCGCCGCAATGCTCCGGATGCCGCTGATCCGGTGGATGTGCTCGCCAAGGTGGGCGGCTTCGACCTGGCGGCCCTGTGCGGAGTGTTTCTGGGAGCGGCCCGCTGCCGCATCCCAGTGGTGATTGACGGCTTCATCTCCGCAGTGGCCGCCCTGTGCGCCGCCCGGCTCTGCCCCGCCGCCGCCGGATATTGTTTTCCCTCCCATGCCTCCTATGAGCGGGGCTATGCGCTGGCGGCCCGGGAGCTGGGTCTCTCACCCTGGCTGCTGCTGGACATGCGCCTGGGGGAGGGCAGCGGCTGTCCGCTGGCCTTTCAGGTCATGGCCGCCGCCTGCGCCGCGATGAATGGAATGGCCACGTTTGAAGACGCGGCCATCAACGACGGCTATCTGGATGAAATACGAGCAAAGGACAGCTTTACCGTATGA
- a CDS encoding histidine phosphatase family protein: MRRVCLIRHGATRANEARLYCGSSDLPLSDRGLAELLHLREGAGYPERAGYSIYTSGMVRTEQTLKALFGPVAHQVEPDLRELDFGVFELHSYEELAERADYQTWISGDNENQRCPGGESGREMTARVWRAFRRLVGAGDALIVTHGGPIAAIMAGLFPGEGKNRFQWQSAPGHGYQIELEADGGGLAPRTYRPIPESRPLDHKKGL, from the coding sequence ATGAGGCGAGTCTGTCTCATTCGGCATGGAGCCACGCGGGCCAATGAGGCGCGTCTGTACTGCGGATCAAGCGACCTGCCCCTGTCGGATCGGGGACTGGCCGAGCTGCTGCACCTGCGTGAGGGCGCCGGATACCCTGAGCGGGCGGGCTATTCCATTTATACCAGCGGAATGGTGCGGACAGAGCAGACGCTGAAGGCTCTCTTCGGTCCGGTGGCCCACCAGGTTGAGCCCGATTTGCGGGAGCTGGATTTCGGCGTGTTTGAGCTGCATTCTTATGAGGAGCTGGCCGAACGCGCGGACTATCAGACCTGGATCAGCGGAGACAACGAGAACCAACGCTGTCCGGGCGGAGAGAGCGGCAGGGAGATGACGGCCCGGGTCTGGCGGGCCTTTCGGCGGCTAGTCGGGGCGGGGGACGCACTGATCGTGACCCATGGCGGTCCGATTGCCGCCATTATGGCGGGCCTGTTCCCCGGCGAGGGGAAAAACCGCTTCCAGTGGCAGAGTGCGCCGGGGCACGGCTACCAGATCGAGTTGGAGGCGGACGGCGGCGGTCTGGCGCCCCGGACCTATCGCCCGATCCCTGAAAGCCGTCCCCTGGATCACAAAAAAGGACTCTGA
- the gnpA gene encoding 1,3-beta-galactosyl-N-acetylhexosamine phosphorylase yields the protein MSEQVHRGRVTIPTDVDVVSETLEILKRWGADAIRDCDGTNYPEALKGVDAKVYSTYYTTRKDNAWARSHPEEVQQCYIMTGFYTAAGGALSIPLMQGISPELIQVNTRDDIKRWWEVMDRTAGTVVAPSAWRYDGDSGCVVLEQPLPFHEYTVSFLAYLIWDPVHMYNAVTNGWKDFEHQITFDVRQPKTRRYTMERLRKFIAAHPYVDVIRYTTFFHQFTLLFDELKREKYVDWYGYSASVSPYILEQFEREAGYPFRPEYIIDQGYYNNQYRVPSREFLDFQAFQRREVAKLAKEMVDITHELGKEAMMFLGDHWIGTEPFLPEFQSIGLDAVVGSVGNGSTLRLISDIPGVKYTEGRFLPYFFPDTFHEGGNPVKEAQENWVTARRAILRKPIDRIGYGGYLKLACQFPDFVCYVERVCDEFRQLYANIHGTTPYCVGRVAVLNCWGKARSWGCHMVHHALYQKQNYSYAGIIEALSGAPFDVQFLSFDEVKADPQVLDDIDVLLNIGDGDTAHTGGPVWEDPAVSAAVRGFLWNGGGFIGVGEPSGHPYQGHYLQLACALGVEKEIGFTLNYDKYNWDEHPDHFILADHTGPVDFGEGKKSIYALEGAEVLVQRDREVQMAVNSYGKGRCVYLSGLPYSFANNRLLHRAILWSAHREDELHRWFSSNYNVEVHAYVKNGKYCVVNNTYEPQHTVVYRGDGSHFTLDLAANEIKWYEL from the coding sequence ATGAGTGAGCAAGTGCACAGGGGGCGCGTCACCATCCCCACGGATGTGGATGTGGTGTCAGAGACACTGGAGATCCTGAAGCGCTGGGGCGCCGACGCCATCCGGGACTGCGACGGCACCAACTACCCCGAGGCCCTCAAGGGAGTGGACGCCAAGGTCTACTCCACCTACTACACCACCCGGAAGGACAACGCCTGGGCCCGGTCCCATCCGGAAGAGGTACAGCAATGCTACATCATGACCGGCTTCTATACCGCCGCCGGCGGCGCGCTGTCCATCCCCCTGATGCAGGGCATCAGCCCGGAGCTCATACAGGTCAATACCCGGGACGACATCAAACGCTGGTGGGAGGTGATGGACCGCACGGCCGGGACGGTCGTGGCCCCGTCGGCCTGGCGGTACGACGGAGACAGCGGCTGCGTGGTGCTGGAACAGCCCCTCCCCTTCCATGAGTATACCGTCAGCTTTCTGGCTTACCTCATCTGGGACCCGGTGCATATGTATAACGCCGTGACCAACGGCTGGAAGGATTTTGAGCACCAGATCACCTTTGATGTCCGGCAGCCCAAAACCCGCAGGTACACGATGGAACGCCTGCGGAAGTTCATCGCCGCCCACCCCTATGTGGATGTGATCCGGTACACCACCTTTTTCCACCAGTTTACCCTCCTGTTCGATGAGCTAAAGCGGGAAAAGTATGTGGACTGGTACGGCTATTCCGCCTCGGTCTCCCCCTACATTCTGGAGCAGTTCGAGCGGGAAGCGGGCTATCCCTTCCGGCCGGAATACATCATCGATCAGGGGTACTACAACAACCAGTACCGAGTGCCGAGCCGGGAATTTCTGGATTTTCAGGCCTTCCAGCGGCGTGAGGTGGCAAAGCTGGCAAAAGAGATGGTGGACATCACCCACGAGCTGGGCAAGGAGGCGATGATGTTCCTGGGGGACCACTGGATCGGCACCGAACCCTTCCTGCCCGAGTTTCAGAGTATCGGCCTGGACGCGGTGGTGGGGAGCGTGGGCAACGGCTCGACTCTGCGGCTCATTTCGGATATTCCCGGCGTGAAGTATACCGAAGGCCGCTTCCTGCCCTACTTCTTCCCGGATACCTTTCACGAGGGCGGGAACCCGGTGAAGGAGGCCCAAGAGAATTGGGTGACCGCCCGCAGGGCGATCCTGCGCAAGCCTATCGACCGCATCGGCTACGGCGGCTACCTGAAGCTGGCCTGCCAGTTCCCGGATTTTGTCTGCTATGTAGAGAGGGTGTGCGACGAGTTCCGCCAGCTCTATGCCAACATTCACGGCACGACCCCCTACTGCGTCGGCCGGGTGGCGGTCCTAAACTGCTGGGGAAAGGCCCGCTCCTGGGGCTGTCACATGGTCCATCACGCCCTGTACCAAAAGCAGAACTACTCCTACGCCGGGATCATCGAGGCCCTGTCCGGCGCTCCCTTCGACGTGCAGTTTCTCTCCTTTGATGAGGTGAAGGCAGACCCCCAAGTCCTGGACGACATTGACGTCCTGCTCAACATCGGGGACGGCGATACCGCCCATACCGGCGGCCCTGTGTGGGAGGACCCCGCGGTGTCGGCAGCCGTGCGCGGCTTCCTCTGGAACGGCGGCGGCTTCATCGGCGTGGGAGAGCCCTCCGGGCATCCGTATCAGGGCCATTACTTGCAGCTCGCCTGTGCTTTGGGAGTTGAAAAGGAGATTGGCTTTACACTGAATTACGACAAATACAACTGGGACGAGCACCCGGATCATTTCATCCTCGCCGATCACACGGGCCCGGTGGACTTTGGCGAGGGCAAAAAGAGCATCTACGCCCTGGAGGGCGCGGAGGTCCTTGTCCAGCGTGACAGAGAGGTGCAGATGGCCGTCAACAGCTACGGCAAGGGCCGGTGTGTCTATCTGTCCGGACTGCCCTACTCGTTTGCCAACAACCGGCTGCTCCACCGGGCGATCCTCTGGTCCGCCCATCGGGAGGACGAACTGCACCGTTGGTTTTCCAGCAACTACAACGTAGAGGTCCACGCCTATGTGAAAAACGGGAAGTACTGCGTGGTGAACAACACCTATGAACCACAGCACACCGTCGTTTACCGCGGGGACGGGTCCCATTTTACGCTGGATCTGGCGGCCAACGAGATCAAATGGTATGAGCTTTGA
- a CDS encoding carbohydrate ABC transporter permease codes for MDQVKKHGAGERLYKVFLYVALITLAICIIVPVAWVFLASIKQNREFYGNPWALPAGFYWQNFTDAWNAARMGEYMLNSVIVTVLALLLLLAVALPAAYCLSRFHFKGRRFLNTCFMAGLFINVNYIVVPIFLLLKDGDAFLKNTVGGGFLLNNIFVLAVVYASTALPFTIYLLSGYFATLPHDFEEAAYIDGAGYGRTMVSIIFPMAQPSIITIILFNFLSFWNEYIISMTLMSSAKGPKTLPVGLLNLMQAQQSKAEYGILYAGLVLVMLPTLILYICVQKKLTQGMTVGGLKG; via the coding sequence ATGGATCAAGTTAAAAAACACGGTGCGGGTGAGCGCCTCTACAAGGTCTTTCTCTACGTCGCTCTCATCACCCTGGCTATCTGCATCATCGTGCCGGTGGCCTGGGTCTTTCTGGCCTCCATCAAGCAAAACCGCGAGTTTTATGGGAACCCCTGGGCGCTGCCCGCCGGGTTCTACTGGCAGAATTTTACCGACGCCTGGAATGCCGCCCGGATGGGTGAGTATATGCTCAACTCGGTCATCGTCACCGTACTGGCGCTGCTGCTGCTGCTGGCGGTGGCCCTCCCCGCGGCCTACTGCCTGTCCCGCTTTCACTTCAAAGGCCGCCGGTTCCTGAACACTTGCTTTATGGCCGGACTCTTCATCAACGTCAACTACATCGTGGTCCCCATCTTCCTCCTGCTCAAGGATGGGGACGCATTCCTCAAAAATACCGTCGGCGGAGGGTTCCTGCTGAACAATATTTTTGTACTGGCGGTAGTTTACGCCTCCACGGCCCTGCCCTTTACCATCTACCTGCTGTCGGGCTACTTCGCCACCCTGCCCCATGATTTTGAGGAAGCTGCCTATATCGACGGCGCAGGCTACGGCCGGACCATGGTGAGCATCATCTTCCCTATGGCCCAGCCCTCCATCATCACCATCATCCTCTTCAACTTCCTCTCCTTCTGGAACGAGTATATCATTTCCATGACCCTGATGAGCTCGGCCAAGGGTCCCAAGACTCTGCCGGTGGGACTGCTGAACCTGATGCAGGCCCAACAGTCCAAGGCCGAGTACGGTATTCTGTACGCCGGTCTGGTGCTGGTGATGCTGCCCACGCTGATCCTCTACATCTGCGTGCAGAAAAAGCTGACCCAGGGTATGACCGTGGGCGGTCTGAAAGGATAG
- a CDS encoding LptM family lipoprotein, with protein MKRIFPFVMAILCVFMLAACGKEADIGQSDIQQYYFTETDAEPLWAQGVQSDGQLFQGLNLDGIGNADDEAYVSIFEYGEYNEKITVLRIHLGTGETVANVFPVCGPYNFLTGKLFSKDKDAIVLEVPVSGSNYGAVNIFALDVFPVGTAPEPISVIRMDTTKGIVMNSGEAFPNEESIKDTTKIVDIEDSPLQGLEIHTYLNREDSSDILYWAGDNWQADDGWKIR; from the coding sequence ATGAAAAGGATTTTTCCTTTTGTCATGGCCATTCTTTGCGTTTTTATGCTGGCTGCCTGTGGTAAAGAAGCTGATATTGGCCAATCCGACATACAGCAATATTATTTTACTGAAACAGATGCAGAGCCGCTTTGGGCACAGGGAGTCCAGTCTGATGGACAGTTATTTCAAGGGCTGAACTTGGATGGCATTGGTAATGCAGATGACGAAGCCTATGTAAGTATTTTTGAATACGGAGAATATAACGAGAAGATAACTGTACTCCGTATCCATTTGGGGACAGGAGAAACTGTGGCGAATGTTTTCCCTGTATGTGGGCCATATAACTTTTTGACAGGAAAACTGTTTTCAAAAGATAAGGATGCGATTGTTCTGGAAGTTCCCGTCTCGGGGAGCAATTATGGCGCAGTAAACATTTTTGCGTTGGATGTTTTCCCCGTTGGAACGGCCCCAGAACCAATCAGCGTTATCCGCATGGACACGACAAAAGGCATTGTTATGAATTCTGGAGAAGCGTTTCCAAATGAAGAATCAATCAAAGATACCACAAAAATCGTTGATATAGAGGATTCTCCCCTGCAAGGGTTGGAAATTCATACATATTTGAACAGAGAAGATTCTTCTGATATTTTGTATTGGGCCGGGGACAATTGGCAGGCTGATGATGGGTGGAAAATAAGATAA
- a CDS encoding adenosylcobinamide-GDP ribazoletransferase translates to MKRLTTAFFMAWGMFCAIPCPYQRWDERLRPLMLVCFPLLGMLLGGIWCSAAWLIARWGGLGLFGPALLAALPCLLTGFLHLDGFMDCCDAILSRRPLEERQRILKDSHVGAFAVICVDLLLLLSVALFATAEWSKVWRPLLFLPAAARGPAALAVLSLSPMGGSSYAGGFQAQVGRIHRLTAAALTVIFPVLSAALFGIPGLCAAAAACGSALALQCGVRQLGGMSGDISGFAVTVGEFCGVAALTFLGKQVWAWTW, encoded by the coding sequence GTGAAACGGCTGACCACCGCCTTTTTTATGGCCTGGGGCATGTTCTGTGCCATCCCGTGCCCGTACCAGCGCTGGGACGAGCGGCTCCGACCGCTGATGCTGGTCTGCTTTCCGCTCCTGGGCATGCTGCTGGGAGGCATTTGGTGCTCGGCCGCCTGGCTGATCGCCCGGTGGGGAGGCCTGGGCCTGTTCGGTCCGGCCCTGCTGGCGGCCCTGCCTTGCCTTTTGACCGGCTTTCTCCATCTGGACGGTTTCATGGACTGCTGTGACGCCATTTTATCCCGCCGCCCGCTGGAGGAGCGGCAGCGGATCTTGAAGGACTCCCATGTGGGGGCCTTTGCCGTGATCTGCGTGGACCTCCTTCTGCTGCTGAGCGTCGCACTTTTTGCCACGGCGGAGTGGTCGAAGGTGTGGCGGCCCCTGCTCTTCCTGCCCGCCGCCGCCCGCGGCCCCGCCGCTCTGGCCGTCCTGTCGCTGTCCCCCATGGGGGGGAGTTCCTACGCCGGCGGCTTTCAGGCGCAGGTCGGGCGTATCCATCGTCTGACTGCGGCTGCTCTGACGGTGATTTTTCCGGTTCTTTCCGCCGCACTGTTTGGCATACCCGGCCTTTGCGCCGCCGCCGCCGCGTGCGGCAGCGCCCTGGCCCTGCAGTGCGGCGTCCGGCAGTTGGGCGGGATGTCCGGAGACATCTCCGGCTTTGCGGTGACGGTTGGGGAATTCTGCGGCGTCGCTGCTCTGACATTTTTAGGAAAGCAGGTGTGGGCATGGACTTGGTGA
- a CDS encoding carbohydrate ABC transporter permease: MNKHSGRRRFIALCVAPAALLFAFFMVLPTLNVFRMSLFERGAYSPTETFVGLQNFRTLLQDAKFISSMQNTILLIVVVTVVTFAFALVFAGILTREKIRGQNFFRIIFYIPNILSVVVIAGIFSAVYKPENGMLNSILSMLKGETVMVLWKDQPLVIVSIIIAMVWQAIGYYMVMYMASMASVPQSLYESAALDGAGRITQFFQITIPLIWTNIRTTLTFFIISTINMAFLFVKAMVAKGMADVGLSFMYNQKDAGLYGYSMAAGVVIFLFSFALAGLVNWVTRREPLEF; the protein is encoded by the coding sequence GTGAACAAGCACAGCGGACGCCGCCGGTTCATTGCCCTGTGTGTGGCGCCGGCCGCCCTCCTCTTCGCCTTCTTTATGGTCCTCCCCACTCTGAACGTATTCCGCATGTCCCTTTTTGAGCGGGGCGCCTATTCCCCTACGGAAACCTTCGTGGGACTGCAAAATTTCAGGACCCTGCTCCAGGATGCCAAATTTATCTCCTCCATGCAGAATACCATCCTGCTCATCGTGGTGGTCACCGTGGTGACCTTCGCCTTCGCCCTGGTGTTCGCCGGCATCCTGACCCGGGAAAAGATCCGGGGGCAAAATTTCTTCCGCATCATCTTCTATATTCCCAACATTCTCTCCGTGGTAGTCATCGCGGGTATCTTCTCCGCCGTCTACAAGCCAGAAAACGGGATGCTGAACAGCATCCTATCCATGTTGAAGGGTGAGACTGTGATGGTGCTCTGGAAGGACCAGCCCCTGGTCATCGTCAGCATCATCATCGCCATGGTGTGGCAGGCCATCGGTTATTACATGGTCATGTATATGGCCTCCATGGCCAGCGTGCCACAGAGCCTCTACGAGAGTGCCGCTCTGGACGGGGCCGGTCGGATAACGCAGTTTTTCCAGATCACCATCCCCCTCATCTGGACCAACATCCGTACCACCCTCACCTTTTTCATTATCTCCACCATCAACATGGCCTTCCTTTTTGTCAAGGCCATGGTGGCCAAGGGGATGGCCGATGTGGGCCTCAGCTTCATGTATAACCAGAAGGACGCGGGTCTGTATGGCTACAGCATGGCGGCGGGCGTGGTCATTTTTCTCTTCTCCTTCGCGCTGGCCGGTCTGGTGAACTGGGTCACCCGGCGCGAGCCGCTGGAATTCTAA